The Helicobacter sp. MIT 05-5293 genome window below encodes:
- a CDS encoding acyl-CoA thioesterase encodes MEDIFDPKSLTMSVLAAPSMANFSGVMHGGELMRLLDQVAYACATRYCGCGVVTIGVDDVVFKHPIPIGSLVIFLARINYVGSTSCEVGIKVISEDIKNRFVTHCNSCYFTMVAIDPTGKKVKIPPLEPTTEDEIRRFEAAKKRKEFKKELKKKNS; translated from the coding sequence ATGGAAGATATATTCGATCCTAAATCTTTAACAATGAGTGTGCTTGCAGCACCTAGTATGGCAAATTTTAGCGGAGTGATGCATGGGGGAGAATTAATGAGACTCCTTGATCAAGTTGCATACGCGTGTGCTACTCGATATTGTGGCTGTGGGGTTGTTACTATTGGTGTTGATGATGTTGTTTTTAAACACCCTATTCCTATTGGCTCATTAGTCATTTTTCTCGCCAGAATAAATTATGTCGGTAGCACAAGTTGCGAAGTAGGCATCAAAGTAATCAGCGAAGATATTAAAAATCGTTTTGTTACACATTGCAATAGTTGTTATTTTACAATGGTTGCCATTGATCCCACAGGTAAAAAAGTCAAAATCCCACCTTTAGAGCCTACTACTGAAGATGAAATCCGTCGCTTTGAGGCAGCAAAGAAACGCAAAGAATTCAAAAAAGAACTAAAGAAGAAAAACTCGTAA